The Moorena producens PAL-8-15-08-1 genomic interval TCCTTACGGGTAAAGTGGATAAGTTGGTGATCATAGCTTACTTCATAGGTACTCGGGTCAAGACGCAAATCGCCCCACTTAAGCACTGGTGGTGCGATAGATTGACCTCGACGCAGCAGAGCCCGAATCCGCGCAAATAATTCTGGTAAGTCAACGGGCTTAACTAGATAATCATCAGCCCCTGCATCTAGACCCTTGACTTTATCATTAGTGGTATCACGACCCGTCAACATTAGAATCGGCATTTGATTGCCTTGGGCTCGCAATTTTCGACAAACACCAAAGCCATCGAGCTTGGGCAGAGTCACATCTAGGACCATCAAATCATAATCAAGCATTTGGGATTGCTGGCAAGCAATTTCGCCATTGGTAACCATATCAACCACATAACGTTGGTTGGTGAGGGCTTCCGATAAATTTTCAGCAAGGAGAATATCATCTTCCACTAACAAAATTTTCATTGAAGAAGTTTTTTTGTTAAAAATGACTGATAAGAGTACATAGGTAAAGTCTAAAAGACATTGGAGTGGCGATTCTACGTCAAGACTAACTTATGTTACTCTCGTTGCTCCAGTTTCTGGGTAGATCACCAACAGTAAAGTTGACAGCAGTCACAACCACTGTTCATAATTATCAGGTGGATAAACTTTAGCATTCAAAATAAACCCTTGGCTAACGTTGTTGTAATTGGTGCCCAGTGGGGCGATGAAGGAAAAGGCAAAATAACAGATCTGCTGAGTCGTTCAGCAGATGTAGTCGTCCGTTACCAGGGGGGCGTCAATGCTGGGCATACAGTTGTTGTTCAAGGTCAAACGTTTAAACTGCACCTGATACCTTCTGGAATTTTGTATCCGGATACAGAGTGTATTATTGGTTCCGGTACAGTTATTGACCCAGAAGTTTTAATTGCCGAACTTGACCAACTTGAAGCACTGGGCATTTCCACTAAAAATCTGCTGATTTCAAACATAGCCCATGTCACGATGCCTTATCATCGATTGATTGACCAAGCATCGGAAGAGCGCCGGGGTACGCAGAAAATTGGTACCACGGGTCGTGGTATTGGTCCGACCTATGCGGATAAATCAGAGCGTGCTGGTATTCGGATCATTGACCTGATGGATTCGGAAGTATTGGTAGAAAAGTTAACCTGGACGATTAATTATAAGAACGCTATTTTAGATAAGCTCTATAATCTACCGCCCTTAGACCCAGCTACGGTGATCAAGCAATACCAGGAGTATGCTGAACGGCTAGGCTCTTATGTGGTCGATAGTTCCTTGAAGATTTATGAGGCGATTGAGCAAAAACGCAATATTCTGTTTGAAGGCGCTCAAGGGACACTGCTAGATTTAGATCATGGCACCTACCCTTTTGTCACCTCTTCCAATCCAGTGGCTGGCGGAGCTTGTGTGGGTGCTGGTGTAGGACCGACAATGATTGATCGGGTGATTGGTGTGGCAAAAGCTTACACAACCCGAGTCGGAGAAGGACCGTTTCCCACAGAGATCCACACTCGAGAAGGAGAGTTACTTTGTGAGCTAGGATCAGAATTTGGGACAACCACCGGTCGCCGCCGCCGTTGTGGCTGGTTTGATGCCGTCATTGGTCGCTATGCTGTTCGGATTAATGGTCTTGACTGTCTAGCGATCACCAAACTGGATGTACTCGATACCTTTGAAGAAATTAAGGTGTGCGTCGCCTATGAAATTGACGGTGAAATCAGTCGGGAATTTCCTAGCAGCACTAGCGTGTTTTCCCGATGCCAGGCCGTTTACAAAACCCTATCCGGTTGGCAAAAATCTACTGCTGAATGTCGGTCTTTAGAGGATTTACCCACCGAAGCCTTGGATTATCTTAAATTCCTGGCAGAACTGATGAAAGTTCCCATTGCTGTGGTTTCCTT includes:
- a CDS encoding response regulator transcription factor, translating into MKILLVEDDILLAENLSEALTNQRYVVDMVTNGEIACQQSQMLDYDLMVLDVTLPKLDGFGVCRKLRAQGNQMPILMLTGRDTTNDKVKGLDAGADDYLVKPVDLPELFARIRALLRRGQSIAPPVLKWGDLRLDPSTYEVSYDHQLIHFTRKEYSLLEFFLRNGRRVLTRSVIIEHVWSFENPPEEETVNAYIKSLRRKLRLAGAPRDLIETVHSVGYRLKQLSAEPVKQLSAEPVKQLSAEPVKQLSAEPEE
- a CDS encoding adenylosuccinate synthase; its protein translation is MANVVVIGAQWGDEGKGKITDLLSRSADVVVRYQGGVNAGHTVVVQGQTFKLHLIPSGILYPDTECIIGSGTVIDPEVLIAELDQLEALGISTKNLLISNIAHVTMPYHRLIDQASEERRGTQKIGTTGRGIGPTYADKSERAGIRIIDLMDSEVLVEKLTWTINYKNAILDKLYNLPPLDPATVIKQYQEYAERLGSYVVDSSLKIYEAIEQKRNILFEGAQGTLLDLDHGTYPFVTSSNPVAGGACVGAGVGPTMIDRVIGVAKAYTTRVGEGPFPTEIHTREGELLCELGSEFGTTTGRRRRCGWFDAVIGRYAVRINGLDCLAITKLDVLDTFEEIKVCVAYEIDGEISREFPSSTSVFSRCQAVYKTLSGWQKSTAECRSLEDLPTEALDYLKFLAELMKVPIAVVSLGASRDQTIIVEDPIHGPKRALLDASGTPITSGV